Proteins encoded together in one Lepeophtheirus salmonis unplaced genomic scaffold, UVic_Lsal_1.4 unplaced_contig_8288_pilon, whole genome shotgun sequence window:
- the LOC121131550 gene encoding uncharacterized protein, with product MFFKLATLCIAFSVAAGAPSAPPSYGAPPPPVPVYEAPPSYGAPPPPPQHLSNLLHPHMGPPPPPAAEPIPPYAFNYAVLDTESESDFSAEEESKDGAVSGQYKVLRADGKIMTVTYSVEGESGFVADIVTEDAPVAPAAPAYGAPPAPLPQYLPSYA from the coding sequence ATGTTTTTCAAACTTGCCACTCTTTGCATTGCTTTTAGCGTAGCTGCTGGAGCTCCCTCTGCCCCACCATCATATGGTGCTCCACCTCCTCCAGTCCCTGTTTATGAGGCCCCACCTAGTTATGGAGCTCCACCACCACCTCCCCAGCACCTGTCGAACCTGCTCCACCCTCATATGGGACCACCTCCACCTCCAGCCGCTGAGCCAATTCCTCCTTATGCTTTCAACTATGCTGTTCTTGATACTGAGTCTGAAAGTGACTTCAGTGCTGAAGAAGAATCTAAGGATGGAGCCGTCTCTGGTCAATACAAGGTCTTACGTGCTGATGGTAAAATCATGACTGTGACTTACTCTGTCGAAGGAGAAAGTGGATTTGTTGCTGATATTGTCACTGAAGATGCTCCTGTTGCTCCTGCTGCTCCAGCCTATGGTGCTCCACCAGCTCCTCTACCTCAATATCTTCCTTCTTATGCTTAA